A portion of the Bacillus thuringiensis genome contains these proteins:
- a CDS encoding nucleotidyltransferase family protein translates to MTIQTEQDIIRLIENDEWMMTVLQMAKSLELPDWWVCAGFVRSKIWDTLHNYEIRTDTPDVDVIYYDCLHKDETYEKLLETKLMNMDATIPWSIKNQARMHVMNNMPPYSSSVDAISKFPETATALGVTLDDQNNIILASPCGIEDVLSLQVKPTAHFLETKERIHMYKNRVIKKNWQIKWPNITIAYPEI, encoded by the coding sequence ATGACTATACAAACAGAACAAGATATCATTCGCTTAATAGAAAACGACGAATGGATGATGACTGTATTACAAATGGCAAAATCACTAGAGCTACCTGATTGGTGGGTTTGTGCCGGCTTTGTTCGTTCTAAAATTTGGGATACTTTACACAACTACGAAATAAGAACAGATACGCCTGATGTAGATGTTATTTATTACGATTGTCTACATAAAGACGAAACATATGAAAAGTTATTAGAAACGAAACTAATGAATATGGATGCCACTATCCCTTGGTCAATAAAAAATCAAGCTCGTATGCATGTAATGAATAACATGCCGCCATATTCTTCTTCTGTTGATGCTATTTCTAAATTTCCTGAAACAGCAACGGCATTAGGAGTTACATTAGATGACCAAAACAATATTATATTAGCATCTCCATGCGGAATCGAAGATGTACTTTCACTACAAGTGAAACCAACAGCTCATTTTCTTGAAACAAAAGAACGTATACATATGTACAAAAATAGAGTTATAAAAAAGA
- a CDS encoding lipid II flippase Amj family protein has product MSITLIFIMAFTIVIHAVETSSYSIRLAGVRLKKIAVALSVVGIVLLISRTSNLLQAFLLGGIVDEAKQDPSIDLEHIIRLVLLSASIGTLLAIILYPTLTKLFGYVIQNFETDGSFIRMMKTNNIQKLKYTKKYVRFPKLEMIHRLRIGGIPKRIMLINMFATAIYTAGVLSALYASFLIPAFATKATTASGLINGFATILLTVLLDPRIALLTERALQSEEGAEAMSKMYAWLMISRLFGTLLAQLLFIPGAYWITWIIKLMN; this is encoded by the coding sequence ATGTCAATTACGTTAATTTTTATAATGGCTTTCACAATTGTGATCCACGCAGTTGAAACAAGCTCTTATAGTATTCGATTAGCCGGGGTTCGTTTAAAGAAGATTGCTGTCGCATTATCCGTCGTAGGAATCGTATTACTCATTTCAAGAACATCAAACTTACTACAAGCCTTTTTACTTGGCGGGATTGTTGACGAAGCAAAACAAGATCCTTCTATTGATTTAGAGCATATTATACGTCTTGTACTATTATCTGCTTCTATCGGTACATTGCTTGCGATTATACTGTATCCAACTTTGACAAAACTATTTGGATATGTCATTCAAAACTTTGAAACAGACGGTTCTTTCATTCGAATGATGAAAACGAATAACATTCAAAAATTAAAGTACACAAAAAAATATGTCCGCTTTCCAAAGTTAGAAATGATTCATAGATTGCGTATCGGCGGTATTCCAAAGCGTATAATGCTTATTAACATGTTCGCTACTGCAATTTATACAGCGGGGGTTCTTTCCGCACTATATGCTTCTTTTTTAATTCCAGCTTTCGCAACAAAAGCCACTACAGCTTCTGGTCTTATTAATGGTTTTGCTACTATTTTATTAACAGTGCTACTAGATCCACGTATTGCTCTTTTAACAGAGCGAGCTCTTCAATCAGAAGAAGGTGCTGAAGCAATGAGTAAAATGTATGCTTGGCTAATGATTTCTAGACTTTTTGGTACATTACTAGCTCAACTGTTATTCATACCAGGTGCTTACTGGATCACATGGATTATAAAGCTTATGAATTAA
- a CDS encoding HAD family hydrolase translates to MYKTFLFDLDGTLTDPKEGIVNSVLYALKKVGIEEVHISELDSFIGPPIQQSFIERYNMSEGELERAVFYFREYLKQRGLFENNVYEGILKLLQQLKSSGNRIFVATSKPTVFAKQVIEHFQLTNYFEDIIGSNLDGTRIKKDEIIAHILQTNEELNKEEMIMIGDRKHDIIGANQNGIASIGVLYGYGCEKELTEASATYIVKDVEELYHFCVEKSLIN, encoded by the coding sequence ATGTATAAAACATTTCTATTTGATTTAGATGGAACTTTAACGGATCCGAAAGAAGGGATTGTAAACTCGGTTTTATATGCATTAAAAAAAGTAGGAATTGAAGAAGTACATATAAGTGAGTTAGATTCATTTATAGGTCCTCCTATTCAGCAATCATTCATAGAGAGATATAATATGAGTGAAGGAGAGCTTGAACGTGCTGTTTTTTATTTCCGTGAGTATTTAAAGCAGCGTGGATTGTTTGAGAATAATGTATACGAGGGGATTCTGAAGCTCTTGCAACAATTAAAAAGTTCAGGGAATCGCATATTTGTAGCAACTTCAAAGCCCACTGTATTTGCGAAACAAGTTATAGAGCATTTTCAATTGACGAATTATTTCGAAGATATCATTGGAAGTAATTTAGATGGTACAAGAATAAAAAAAGATGAAATAATTGCTCATATTTTACAAACAAATGAAGAACTAAATAAAGAAGAAATGATAATGATCGGTGATAGAAAGCACGATATAATAGGTGCGAATCAGAATGGAATTGCTTCAATTGGTGTTTTATATGGCTATGGCTGTGAGAAAGAACTGACTGAAGCTAGTGCGACTTACATAGTGAAAGATGTTGAAGAACTGTATCATTTTTGTGTAGAAAAAAGTTTAATAAATTAG
- a CDS encoding GntP family permease — protein MELVIILLALSLLMFVAYRGFSVILFAPIFALFAVFLTEPSYVLPFFSNIFMEKMVGFIKLYFPVFLLGAIFGKVVEMSGIADSIAKTIIELVGEKRTVLAIVLMGAILTYSGVSVYVVVFAVYPFAAKLFRQANIPKRLIPGTIVLGAVTFTMDALPGSPQIQNVIPTTFFKTDIYAAPILGIVGAIFVLTLGLLYLESRRKKAKAAGEGYFGFNDGNTEMAASLQLEQKNMPLINNIEITRAQQLIAFIPLILVGVMNKVFTIMIPKWYPSGFDFSAIGMKAFGKVELSAVVGIWSVELALIIGILTTLLLYWKRVVTGFQAGLNTSIGGALLATMNTGAEFGFGGVIAALPGFAIMRDGISATFTNPLVNGAVTTNILAGITGSASGGMGIVLSAMGDKFIAAANQFDIPLEVMHRIVSMASGGMDTLPHNGAIITILTVTGLTHKQSYKDIFAITILKTVAVFLVIAFYTLTGLY, from the coding sequence TTGGAGTTAGTTATTATATTATTAGCACTAAGTTTACTTATGTTCGTAGCATACAGAGGCTTTTCTGTTATTTTATTCGCACCGATATTTGCATTATTTGCAGTATTTTTGACAGAACCTAGTTATGTATTACCTTTCTTTTCTAATATCTTTATGGAGAAAATGGTTGGATTTATAAAGTTATATTTTCCTGTGTTTTTATTAGGAGCAATATTTGGAAAAGTAGTGGAAATGTCAGGAATTGCGGATTCTATTGCAAAAACGATTATTGAGTTAGTTGGTGAAAAACGTACTGTATTAGCGATTGTATTAATGGGGGCTATTTTAACGTATAGTGGTGTTAGTGTGTATGTAGTAGTGTTTGCTGTTTATCCGTTCGCAGCTAAGTTGTTTCGACAAGCTAATATTCCAAAACGTTTAATCCCTGGAACGATTGTTCTTGGAGCAGTAACGTTTACAATGGATGCACTACCTGGATCACCACAAATTCAAAATGTAATACCTACAACATTTTTTAAAACAGATATTTATGCTGCACCGATACTTGGGATTGTAGGAGCAATTTTTGTTCTTACATTAGGTTTACTATATTTAGAGAGTAGACGTAAGAAGGCAAAAGCGGCAGGTGAAGGATATTTTGGTTTTAATGACGGAAATACTGAAATGGCAGCATCTTTGCAATTAGAACAAAAAAATATGCCATTAATTAATAACATTGAAATCACAAGAGCACAACAACTTATTGCATTTATACCACTTATTTTAGTAGGTGTAATGAATAAAGTGTTTACTATTATGATACCGAAGTGGTATCCAAGCGGTTTTGATTTTTCTGCAATTGGTATGAAAGCATTTGGAAAAGTAGAATTAAGTGCAGTAGTAGGAATTTGGTCTGTAGAATTGGCACTTATTATAGGGATCTTAACAACGTTATTATTATATTGGAAGCGAGTAGTAACAGGTTTCCAAGCTGGATTGAATACAAGTATTGGTGGAGCGCTACTTGCAACGATGAATACAGGAGCTGAGTTTGGATTCGGTGGTGTCATTGCAGCACTTCCAGGCTTCGCAATTATGAGAGATGGTATCTCTGCTACTTTCACAAATCCGTTAGTGAATGGTGCAGTAACGACGAATATTTTAGCTGGAATTACAGGCTCTGCATCAGGAGGTATGGGAATAGTTTTAAGCGCAATGGGAGATAAATTTATTGCAGCGGCCAATCAATTTGATATTCCATTAGAAGTTATGCACCGTATCGTATCAATGGCATCAGGAGGAATGGATACACTACCGCATAACGGGGCTATTATTACTATTCTTACAGTAACAGGATTAACACATAAACAGTCCTATAAAGATATATTTGCTATCACAATTTTGAAAACGGTTGCTGTATTTTTAGTTATCGCGTTCTATACTTTAACAGGACTCTATTAA
- a CDS encoding iron-containing alcohol dehydrogenase — protein sequence MQEVSEFRMPKSVLYGRNSLEKLGEQSKKLGKRAFIVTDTIMEKLGYVEKCIQQLNKKSITVSTYNKVDAEPTNIHVLEVLSLCKEEKCDFIIGIGGGSCIDAAKAVAVLYTNGGEVEDYVQKDIDIENNPLPLIAIPTTSGTGSEVTSVAVITNKKTDVKMMMKHPSFIPKVAIIDPVLTSSLPPQITAATGIDALCHAIEAYISKVSQPLTDVLALSAIESIMKYLRIAYEDGRNMEAREAMMIASLQAGIAFSNASVTLVHGMSRPVGALFHVPHGISNAILLPTVLEFTKTSAMKRLAKIGRSLNKDLYSNSDEEVADYMLGEIKKLCFDLRIPNLKEYGIDEIEFENAISKMASDAIESGSPANNPRVPSYDEIKELYRECFNYKYKEFIKTSDY from the coding sequence TTGCAAGAAGTTTCTGAGTTTCGTATGCCAAAGTCGGTATTATATGGAAGGAATTCGCTTGAAAAACTGGGGGAACAATCAAAAAAGTTAGGGAAAAGAGCTTTTATAGTTACTGATACAATTATGGAGAAATTAGGATATGTTGAAAAGTGTATACAACAACTAAATAAGAAAAGTATTACTGTTAGTACATATAATAAAGTAGATGCTGAGCCTACAAATATACACGTGTTAGAAGTGTTATCTCTTTGTAAAGAGGAAAAGTGTGATTTTATTATCGGTATTGGTGGTGGAAGTTGTATTGATGCTGCGAAAGCAGTAGCGGTTTTATATACAAATGGTGGAGAAGTTGAGGATTATGTCCAAAAGGATATTGATATAGAAAACAATCCACTACCACTTATTGCAATTCCAACAACTTCTGGTACTGGATCGGAAGTTACAAGTGTAGCAGTAATTACGAATAAAAAAACAGATGTAAAAATGATGATGAAGCATCCTAGTTTTATACCGAAAGTAGCAATTATAGATCCAGTTTTGACAAGTTCATTACCACCACAAATTACGGCAGCAACAGGAATAGATGCATTATGTCATGCGATTGAAGCGTATATTTCTAAAGTTTCACAACCACTTACAGATGTACTTGCTCTTTCAGCTATTGAAAGTATTATGAAATATTTACGTATAGCATATGAAGATGGACGTAATATGGAGGCAAGAGAAGCGATGATGATTGCTTCCTTACAAGCTGGAATTGCATTTTCTAATGCATCAGTTACATTAGTTCATGGAATGTCAAGGCCAGTGGGAGCATTATTTCATGTACCGCATGGTATATCAAATGCCATACTATTACCTACAGTGTTAGAGTTTACAAAAACAAGTGCAATGAAAAGGTTAGCAAAAATTGGACGTAGTTTAAATAAGGATTTGTATTCGAATTCTGATGAGGAAGTAGCAGACTACATGCTTGGTGAAATAAAAAAACTTTGCTTTGATCTTCGTATTCCAAATTTAAAAGAATACGGAATCGATGAAATTGAATTTGAAAATGCTATTTCTAAAATGGCATCAGATGCAATTGAAAGTGGTAGCCCAGCTAATAACCCACGTGTTCCATCATATGATGAAATCAAAGAGCTGTATCGAGAGTGTTTTAATTATAAGTATAAAGAATTTATAAAAACATCAGATTATTAA
- a CDS encoding aspartate/glutamate racemase family protein → MKTIGLIGGMSWESTSEYYRIINEEIKERLGGLHSAKCLINSVDFEEIERFQSRGDWNGAGEVLANAAYSLQKGGADFIIICTNTMHKVVGKIKEKIDIPVLHIADATAKVIKRKDIQKVGLLGTKYTMEQDFYKSRIEEHDIKVIVPSGTNREKVNEVIYTELCLGKIVFQSREYYKRVIEELVQEGAQGIILGCTEIGLLIKQENVSVPIFDTTHIHAIEAVKVALDK, encoded by the coding sequence ATGAAAACGATAGGTCTTATAGGTGGTATGAGTTGGGAATCAACTTCTGAATATTATCGAATTATTAATGAAGAAATAAAAGAGAGATTAGGAGGGCTACATTCAGCAAAATGTTTGATTAATAGTGTGGACTTTGAAGAGATTGAAAGATTCCAGTCTAGAGGAGATTGGAATGGAGCAGGTGAAGTTTTAGCGAATGCGGCGTATTCATTACAGAAGGGAGGAGCAGACTTTATAATCATTTGTACAAATACAATGCATAAGGTAGTTGGAAAAATAAAGGAGAAAATTGATATTCCAGTCTTACATATTGCCGATGCAACTGCAAAAGTAATTAAAAGAAAAGACATTCAAAAGGTTGGTCTGCTTGGAACTAAATATACAATGGAGCAAGATTTCTATAAGTCACGTATTGAAGAGCATGATATAAAAGTAATAGTACCATCAGGAACAAATAGAGAAAAAGTAAACGAAGTAATATATACAGAATTATGTTTAGGAAAAATAGTATTTCAATCTAGAGAGTATTATAAAAGGGTTATAGAAGAATTAGTACAAGAAGGAGCACAAGGAATTATATTAGGTTGTACGGAAATAGGTTTATTAATAAAACAAGAAAACGTATCAGTCCCGATATTTGATACGACCCATATACATGCAATTGAAGCAGTCAAGGTAGCTTTAGATAAATAG
- a CDS encoding SAM-dependent methyltransferase: protein MFSVQPIAFVHNERKEIKDDEWGEVRSRITLTEMYAEESIQGIEDFSHIEVVFYFHKVTDEQIQYFARHPRNNKDYPEVGIFAQRGKNRPNRIGVTIVKVIKREGKSIIVEGLDAINGTPILDIKPIMKEFMPKEEIHQPKWATDIMRQYWKGNGVK from the coding sequence ATGTTTTCAGTTCAACCAATCGCATTTGTACATAATGAAAGAAAGGAAATAAAAGATGATGAGTGGGGAGAAGTAAGATCCCGTATAACTTTAACTGAAATGTATGCAGAAGAAAGTATACAAGGGATTGAAGATTTTTCCCATATTGAAGTTGTTTTTTATTTTCATAAAGTAACTGACGAGCAAATTCAGTATTTTGCTAGACATCCTAGAAATAATAAAGATTATCCTGAAGTAGGTATTTTTGCACAGCGCGGAAAAAATCGCCCGAATCGCATAGGTGTAACAATTGTAAAGGTGATCAAAAGAGAAGGTAAATCAATTATTGTTGAGGGATTAGATGCTATTAATGGTACTCCTATATTGGATATAAAACCAATAATGAAAGAGTTTATGCCGAAAGAAGAAATACACCAGCCTAAATGGGCAACGGATATAATGAGACAGTATTGGAAGGGGAATGGAGTAAAATGA
- a CDS encoding GNAT family N-acetyltransferase gives MRIYEATIADLDGLASVFNNYRMFYRQDSDLEGAKVFLRNRIEKKESVIFVAVEDGEYIGFTQLYPSFSSISMKELWILNDLFVQAAKRGAGTGKKLLEAAKEYALENGAKGVKLQTEIDNLSAQRLYAENGYLRDNRYFHYELTF, from the coding sequence ATGAGAATATATGAGGCAACAATTGCAGATTTAGATGGACTAGCATCAGTTTTTAATAACTATCGCATGTTTTATAGGCAGGATTCTGATTTAGAAGGTGCAAAAGTATTTTTACGAAATCGAATTGAGAAAAAAGAGTCCGTTATTTTCGTAGCAGTTGAAGACGGCGAATATATTGGGTTCACACAACTATATCCATCATTTTCTTCCATTTCAATGAAAGAATTATGGATTTTAAATGATTTATTTGTACAAGCGGCGAAGCGTGGAGCCGGAACAGGTAAAAAATTATTAGAAGCTGCTAAAGAATACGCATTAGAGAATGGAGCAAAAGGTGTAAAATTGCAAACAGAGATTGATAATTTATCAGCACAACGATTATATGCTGAAAATGGTTATTTGAGAGATAATCGTTATTTCCATTACGAATTAACGTTTTAA
- a CDS encoding DUF2975 domain-containing protein, which produces MNLKRSSTTFLKVIIFLVGIAVLALCIFLVPEMANFAANLYPNITLIKYLVFIVMYGAAVPFYVALYQAFNLLQYIDENTAFSELSVKSLKNIKRCAVTISGLYVLGMPLFHFIAKKMDPPIGLVGLIIVFASLVIAVFAAILQRLLQEAINIKSENDLTV; this is translated from the coding sequence ATGAATCTTAAACGAAGTTCAACAACGTTCTTAAAAGTAATTATTTTTCTTGTTGGAATTGCAGTACTTGCTTTATGCATATTTTTAGTGCCGGAAATGGCGAATTTCGCAGCGAATTTGTATCCTAATATTACTCTGATAAAATATCTTGTTTTCATTGTGATGTATGGAGCAGCTGTGCCTTTTTACGTTGCTCTTTATCAGGCTTTCAATCTTTTACAGTATATTGACGAGAACACAGCGTTCTCGGAATTATCTGTAAAGTCGTTAAAGAATATAAAGCGCTGTGCAGTTACAATCAGTGGTTTGTATGTATTGGGTATGCCACTTTTTCATTTTATAGCGAAAAAAATGGACCCTCCTATTGGGTTAGTGGGACTTATTATCGTTTTTGCTTCGCTCGTTATCGCTGTTTTTGCTGCTATTCTTCAACGCCTTCTACAAGAAGCAATTAACATAAAATCAGAAAATGATTTGACGGTCTGA
- a CDS encoding helix-turn-helix domain-containing protein gives MTIIINIDVMLAKRKMSVTELSEKVGITMANLSILKNGKAKAVRFSTLEAICKALECQPGDILEYKNDENTQ, from the coding sequence ATGACAATTATTATTAATATTGACGTCATGTTAGCAAAACGAAAGATGAGTGTAACGGAGCTTTCGGAGAAGGTTGGAATTACGATGGCGAATCTTTCTATTTTGAAAAATGGGAAAGCAAAAGCGGTTCGTTTTTCAACATTAGAAGCGATATGTAAAGCTTTGGAGTGTCAGCCAGGGGATATTTTGGAGTATAAAAACGATGAGAATACTCAATAA